A single genomic interval of Penaeus vannamei isolate JL-2024 chromosome 21, ASM4276789v1, whole genome shotgun sequence harbors:
- the LOC138865599 gene encoding late histone H1-like has product MAERAVKKAGEAAGRPKYSQMVAAAIRALKERTGSSRQAILKYVVGIYGIEDEKRAGVQVRLALKKGVAGGSLVQVKGTGASGSFKLAKVEGKAEEKKPAAKKDGTKTKKKPSAKKTTVKKPAAKKAPAKKGSAKKTAVKKPAAKKTTVNKATAKKAVTKKPNGKKESLKKSTKEKVSTKKTTLKQPSSKKIVKKSTTKKTEKKPTNKKVAKK; this is encoded by the coding sequence ATGGCTGAGAGAGCTGTCAAGAAAGCCGGAGAGGCAGCTGGACGCCCCAAGTACAGCCAGATGGTCGCCGCCGCCATCAGGGCCTTGAAGGAGCGGACTGGTTCCTCCCGTCAGGCGATCCTCAAGTACGTCGTCGGCATCTACGGGATCGAGGACGAAAAGAGAGCAGGCGTTCAGGTGCGGCTGGCGCTGAAGAAGGGCGTTGCTGGAGGGTCTCTGGTGCAGGTGAAGGGGACAGGAGCTTCTGGCTCCTTCAAGCTCGCCAAGGTGGAAGGCAAAGCGGAGGAAAAGAAACCCGCTGCTAAGAAGGATGGAACCAAAACCAAGAAGAAACCGTCCGCGAAAAAGACCACTGTCAAGAAACCAGCCGCGAAAAAGGCTCCAGCAAAGAAAGGATCCGCGAAAAAGACCGCAGTGAAGAAACCAGCCGCCAAAAAGACCACAGTCAACAAAGCCACAGCCAAAAAAGCCGTGACGAAGAAACCCAATGGGAAGAAGGAATCGCTGAAGAAATCAACAAAGGAAAAGGTTTCGACGAAGAAAACGACGCTCAAGCAGCCGTCCTCCAAGAAAATCGTCAAGAAGTCTACCactaagaagacggagaagaaaccCACAAATAAGAAGGTCGCCAAAAAATAA
- the LOC113825978 gene encoding late histone H1-like, translating into MAERAVKKAGETAGRPKYSQMVAAAIRALKERTGSSRQAILKYVVGVYRIEDEKRAGVQVRLALKKGVAGGSLVQVKGTGASGSFKLAKVEGKAEGKKPAAKKDGTKTKKELSAKKTSVKKPAAKKAPAKKGSAKKAAVKKPTAKKTTVHKATAKKGVTKTPSAKKESQKKVTKVSSTKTNAKKSSTKKTTLKQPSSKKTIKKSATKKTEKKPTNKKVAKK; encoded by the coding sequence ATGGCTGAGAGAGCTGTTAAGAAAGCCGGAGAGACAGCTGGACGCCCCAAGTACAGCCAGATGGTCGCCGCCGCCATCAGGGCCTTGAAGGAGCGGACTGGTTCCTCCCGTCAGGCGATCCTCAAGTACGTCGTCGGCGTCTACAGGatagaggacgagaagagagcaGGCGTTCAGGTCCGGCTGGCGCTGAAGAAGGGCGTTGCTGGAGGGTCTCTGGTGCAGGTGAAGGGGACAGGGGCTTCTGGCTCCTTCAAGCTTGCCAAGGTGGAAGGCAAAGCGGAGGGAAAGAAACCCGCTGCTAAGAAGGATGGAACTAAAACCAAGAAGGAGTTGTCCGCGAAAAAGACCAGTGTCAAGAAACCAGCCGCCAAAAAGGCTCCAGCAAAGAAAGGATCCGCGAAAAAGGCCGCAGTGAAGAAACCAACCGCCAAAAAGACCACAGTCCACAAAGCCACAGCCAAAAAAGGCGTGACGAAGACACCCAGCGCTAAGAAGGAATCACAGAAGAAAGTAACAAAGGTTTCTTCAACGAAAACTAATGCCAAGAAATCATCGACGAAGAAAACGACGCTCAAGCAGCCGTCTTCCAAGAAAACCATCAAGAAATCTGCAactaagaagacagagaagaaacccACAAATAAGAAGGTCGCCAAAAAATAA
- the LOC138865531 gene encoding histone H1-delta-like, with protein MSFYTRRCSKEGAILRFIVASFQLGDERAAGVHLKQALRRGVAAGSLQQTKGVGASGSFKLSKEELKKAAPKRDSAEKKVTKNEEKIPRRATEIAKKSTSNVRIVKILRFPTQ; from the exons ATGTCCTTTTACACTCGAAGATGCTCTAAGGAAGGA GCCATCCTCAGGTTCATCGTCGCCTCCTTCCAGCTCGGGGACGAGAGGGCCGCCGGCGTGCACCTGAAGCAGGCGCTGAGGAGGGGCGTCGCCGCCGGGTCCCTGCAGCAGACCAAGGGCGTCGGCGCCTCCGGCTCCTTCAAACTTTCCAAGGAGGAGCTGAAGAAGGCAGCGCCCAAAAGGGACTCGGCTGAGAAGAAGGTGacgaagaacgaagagaaaattCCTAGAAGAGCGACGGAAATAGCAAAGAAATCCACCTCGAACGTCCGGATTGTTAAAATCTTGCGATTCCCGACGCAGTGA
- the LOC138865600 gene encoding late histone H1-like: MAEKAVKKAGEAAGRPKYSHMVAAAIRALKERTGSSRQAILKYVVGVYGIEDEKRAGVQVRLALKKGVAGGSLVQVKGTGASGSFKLAKVEGKAEGKKPAAKKDGTKTKKELSKKPSAKKTTVKKPTAKKAPAKKGSAKKTAVKKPTAKKTTVNKTAKKGVTKKPSAKKESLPKATKVSSAKANAKKSATKKTTLKQPSSKKIIKKSTTKKTEKKSTNKKVVKK, encoded by the coding sequence ATGGCTGAGAAAGCTGTCAAGAAAGCCGGAGAGGCAGCTGGACGCCCCAAGTACAGCCACATGGTCGCCGCCGCCATCAGGGCCTTGAAGGAGCGGACTGGTTCCTCCCGTCAGGCGATCCTCAAGTACGTGGTCGGCGTCTACGGGATCGAGGACGAGAAGAGAGCAGGCGTTCAGGTTCGGCTGGCGCTGAAGAAGGGCGTTGCTGGAGGGTCTCTGGTGCAGGTGAAGGGGACAGGGGCTTCTGGCTCCTTCAAGCTCGCCAAGGTGGAAGGCAAAGCGGAGGGAAAGAAACCCGCTGCTAAGAAGGATGGAACCAAAACCAAGAAGGAATTGTCGAAGAAACCGTCCGCGAAAAAGACCACTGTCAAGAAACCAACCGCCAAAAAGGCTCCAGCAAAGAAAGGATCCGCTAAAAAGACCGCAGTGAAGAAACCAACCGCCAAAAAGACCACAGTCAATAAAACAGCCAAAAAAGGCGTGACGAAGAAACCCAGCGCGAAGAAGGAATCACTGCCAAAAGCAACAAAGGTTTCCTCAGCGAAAGCTAATGCGAAGAAATCGGCAACGAAGAAAACGACGCTCAAACAGCCGTCCTCCAAGAAAATCATCAAGAAGTCTACAactaagaagacggagaagaaatccACAAATAAGAAGGTCGTCAAAAAATAA
- the LOC138865601 gene encoding late histone H1-like produces MAEKAVKKAGEAAGRPKYSQMVAAAIRALKERSGSSRQAILKYVVGIYGMEDEKRAGVQVRLALKKGVAGGSLVQVKGTGASGSFKLAKVEGKAEGKKPAAKKDGTKTKKELSKKPSVKRTTVKKPAAKKTPAKKVSAKKTAVKKPAAKKTTSKKGVTKKPSAKK; encoded by the coding sequence ATGGCTGAGAAAGCTGTCAAGAAAGCCGGAGAGGCAGCTGGACGCCCCAAGTACAGCCAGATGGTCGCCGCCGCCATTAGGGCCTTGAAGGAGCGGAGTGGTTCCTCCCGTCAGGCGATCCTCAAGTACGTCGTCGGCATCTACGGGatggaggacgagaagagagcaGGCGTTCAGGTGCGGCTGGCGCTGAAGAAGGGCGTTGCTGGAGGGTCACTGGTGCAGGTGAAGGGGACAGGGGCTTCTGGCTCCTTCAAGCTCGCCAAGGTGGAAGGCAAAGCGGAGGGAAAGAAACCCGCTGCTAAGAAGGATGGAACCAAAACTAAGAAGGAATTGTCGAAGAAACCGTCCGTGAAAAGGACCACTGTCAAGAAACCAGCCGCCAAGAAGACTCCGGCAAAGAAAGTATCCGCGAAAAAGACCGCAGTGAAGAAACCAGCCGCCAAAAAGACCACATCTAAAAAAGGCGTGACGAAGAAACCCAGCGCGAAGAAGTAA